The following coding sequences are from one Triticum aestivum cultivar Chinese Spring chromosome 5A, IWGSC CS RefSeq v2.1, whole genome shotgun sequence window:
- the LOC123102539 gene encoding uncharacterized protein: MPSLQKALPPELADNALRLYRECLRRAKFIGSQQHNTGLLVSMVRQQFKKNMHETDPEKIQKMKDDAARGLINHIIYESEKMTGRKFSG, encoded by the exons ATGCCTTCACTTCAGAAAGCTTTACCTCCAGAACTTGCCGACAATGCGCTTAGA TTATACCGCGAATGCTTAAGGAGGGCTAAGTTCATCGGTAGTCAG CAACATAACACAGGGCTTCTTGTTTCCATGGTGAGGCAACAGTTCAAGAAAAACATGCATGAAACTGATCCAGAGAAGATACAGAAAATGAAGGATGA TGCGGCACGGGGCCTTATCAATCACATAATATATGAATCCGAGAAGATGACAGGACGTAAATTCTCAGGTTAA